The stretch of DNA CTCAATGCCAGATGCAAGTCCTGCCGTCCCAGCAACCCAGTCACTTGTGTTTGTATACCATCTCCTTGATGTGCTAATTAAACCGTTAGGTTCAAGCTTTCTCTGAGCATGCCACTCCAAGTGTCTATCAAGACTTTCTTGAAGCTTCAGTCGAATATCACAAATACTGCACCGAAGTGGAAGGTCATCAAATAGTCCATTGATCACGGATGGATGGAATTCTCGAATTACATCTGGCTTGAATTTGAAACCTATGAGGTTTTCGATTTCCAATGGGATGGATTGAGGCATCACGGGAGAACTTTGATTGGCAGGTTCCAACAACGATACCCCATCCCTTGTTGTCGGAAGGGAATCAGGTACAGAAGAAACTGATACAGAGCTAGTCGCAATGGTGCCTGGGCTCTTCTTTTGTGATTGATTAGGGGTTTGAGTTGGCACTGTAGTCGGCACCTCGGTCTTTGCAGCCGATATTAAACCTTTTGCAACTAATGAGCTCAAAAGGTTTGAAATTGGATCTGAGGCATTATTCACAGCACTTGAGGTTGGTGCAGATGCACTACCCGCAAGTGATGAAGGTGGTGGACCAGATGGCAAAGGTGGTTGTCCTGCATTTCTTTGAGATATACTGGCAGGAACTGGTGCATTATTATTTGATGAACCTAATGAAGTTGCTGACACAACACTGGGCCCTGAGGATGTAATCTGCACTGGAGGAGGCCCACTGGGCAGGGGAGGCTGAATACCAGAGTGTGAAGGCATTTGCCCAATGTCTGGGACAGTCAGATTAGGTAGGCTACCCGTAATAGAATTGTTAGAGAAAATTCCACTCTTCATAACAGCTGCTAACAAACTACTTGTGCTTGGTTGTCCTGAAGATTCTGCGGCAAGATCTGAATGGTCTGATGCAGAATTCCCCACTGTTGAGGGAGACCCAGTATCAGAGACTGAAGGGAGGATTGGCTTTCGAATCTCACTAGAAGGCTGAGACAGCATGGAGTCTGATTGTTGCTCATCATGGTGCCTTGGTTGAAAAGAAGGAACTGAAGCAGAAGCTTGTAAGCCTCGGGGCTGCAGCTTTTGCAAGGGTCCTGGCTGAACATTTGGATGCTGGAAAGGTGATGAATCCTGAGCATATTGGTTGGAAGGCCCCATGTTCAACCGGCCCAAAAATTGAGCTCCTTTTAAATTAGGTTGAGGCAGGGACAGAGTCTGTGGATGCTCCCGCTTGGCCAGATTTTGCAACTGATGATGGGAAGGGCGTACTACTAATGAAGGCGATTGAGGATGCTGGTGCATGGGTGACTGTGCAGATGGTGATGCTGCTCCCTGAGACTGAAACCGCTGCTGCCCTACAGTTCCAGTGGACCCCGACACTGCATTTATTAGAACCCCAAGGCCCCCCATCTGCTGATGACCTCCTATTCTTGATATTGAAGAAGCTACACTTGTTGACGACTGTGTGAGAGTGGCAGCAAAGCCTTCTGAGTGGCCTGAAGTATGGACCAGCCCATCAATGGATTGTGATTCTTCCAACGGCCAGGAGGATGAAGTCCGGCTCCCAAAAGGAGTAAAATCTTTCTGGTCATTATACATAAAATCAGTGGAAACTTCCTTATTGACCTTTGATCCAACATCATCTAAACTGCGTGGTTTTTGAAGGTGATATTCAAACCCCTGTGCACAAAAAAAATCAGTCATAACACGTCATAGATGGTCCAAAGTCCAGCAGTGCTTTTTAGAAAAGAAGGCAGCTTGCCCCTCAGTAGCAAATACATTACATGCACTTGTGGTTAAGCAATATTGTTCTTTAAAGAAGTTCTTAAGCAATCTGAGGCTGTAAAAGGATTCAGTCTTTGGAAAGAAACTACAAATACATATCTGCATCTaagtaataataaattcatgcttttcatttttgctctttttacctttttttgtttccatttgGCACTCAAATCAAACCATCAATAGGCATCagactcattttcaaagttcaattCTTCTAACTTACCAATTTTTCTGAATGATTTTTCCTTGGGTCAATAGGAATATCGGATGCTCCATGAGCTGTTGATTTGGAGTTCATATCATCCCACATGAACTCCTCTTCTTCAGAATTCTTCCAGCTACTAGACATCACAGTGCTAGTCCTAAGTGCAATACTCTGTGTTGGCTTTGGTTGTGCATCAGCATATGCAGATTTGGGTGCTCGATAGTTGGGCAATCCTTGTTTGATATTGAAACCATTCTTCTGGCTAGAGATTGTCTCCGCAACACTTCCTACAGTTCCATACCAGGGTTTGTCATGTCCTTGCTCAGTCATCCTCCCACCAGTTCTTTCAGTTCCTGAGCCTGAATTCCTTGAAAGATCAGAAGAGTATTCATAGTCTCCAAATGCAGCACCAATGGTCTTCTCATGAACAGATTCACTTGGTCCATCTCTATTAGTTCGCTGAACATTCTACAAAATTTGCGACAAAAGTAATGAAGGGTACAATATCATGAAATCATGAAAGGGGAAACTTAcgccttaaaaaaaattaccacaGGCACTCTTAAAAAAAGATCTACCCATGAAAGGCCAGCACTCATTATGGATTCGCTCTCTCTGTATCCTGGGTTGAGTCTACTATAGGCCCAGTCAAGTCATCAGGCATTCTTTCGGCCTTCATAACTTACTGGAACAGGTAAATACTAACATTATTCCTTCCAGCTAATTAGTAAAGGGGGAAAACAAAAGCACGGTAAATGATTTGGTAGATGCACTATGCAGTATAGTGATAGATGCACTATGCGGTATAGTGAGAATGAGCATGAACAAATATCTTTGTGAGCATCGGCAAGGGAAAGTCACATTGTCACAAATATATTCCGTtgtcatattattaaaaatgagttTACTTAAATAAAGGTATTTCTAGTAAACTGGCTTCCACTTCTATATTCACAGATATATCAATAAACAAAACTTTGATGGGGCATAATGAATACGTTTGTCATGAGACTGACAATGCAGATAATAGGACAAAGTGAAAGCAAGGTTCAACAGCAACCATTATGATggaaccctttttttttctaagtaacCATTATGATGGACCCTAGTATCATGGAGAAAGTAATCACTTGCATTTCAAGTATCCAGACAAGTTTCATCAAACTACACATTCCACTTGCTTGCATGGAAACAGGACATGCAATccttaaatttcaaataagGGAGATAATAATCATGTTCAATTTATCCAGCACAACATTGCATGCCCAAAATTTCAATGCAGGTTCGCTTGCACATTCCACTCAACATTTGATCATATGGTTTCAGTGAAAAAATGCCTCATAAAAGCTTTGCTACACTAGGATAATTACTCCAAAGTCTAAACTTAAAACATG from Juglans regia cultivar Chandler chromosome 4, Walnut 2.0, whole genome shotgun sequence encodes:
- the LOC109005153 gene encoding polyadenylation and cleavage factor homolog 4, translated to METRRSFDRSREPGLKKPRLAEEIERGKNPNPNGNGRPFVQRSVVVPPPRFRPSDRDSESSDSGRGGYQPQPPQHQELVSQYRTALAELTFNSKPIITNLTIIAGENLHAAKAIAATVCANILEVPTEQKLPSLYLLDSIVKNIGRDYIKYFAARLPEVFCKAYRQVDPAVHSSMRHLFGTWKGVFPPPALQMIEKELGFTPIINVSSSLATTTSKPDSQSQRQPHSIHVNPKYLERQRLQQSGRNVQRTNRDGPSESVHEKTIGAAFGDYEYSSDLSRNSGSGTERTGGRMTEQGHDKPWYGTVGSVAETISSQKNGFNIKQGLPNYRAPKSAYADAQPKPTQSIALRTSTVMSSSWKNSEEEEFMWDDMNSKSTAHGASDIPIDPRKNHSEKLGFEYHLQKPRSLDDVGSKVNKEVSTDFMYNDQKDFTPFGSRTSSSWPLEESQSIDGLVHTSGHSEGFAATLTQSSTSVASSISRIGGHQQMGGLGVLINAVSGSTGTVGQQRFQSQGAASPSAQSPMHQHPQSPSLVVRPSHHQLQNLAKREHPQTLSLPQPNLKGAQFLGRLNMGPSNQYAQDSSPFQHPNVQPGPLQKLQPRGLQASASVPSFQPRHHDEQQSDSMLSQPSSEIRKPILPSVSDTGSPSTVGNSASDHSDLAAESSGQPSTSSLLAAVMKSGIFSNNSITGSLPNLTVPDIGQMPSHSGIQPPLPSGPPPVQITSSGPSVVSATSLGSSNNNAPVPASISQRNAGQPPLPSGPPPSSLAGSASAPTSSAVNNASDPISNLLSSLVAKGLISAAKTEVPTTVPTQTPNQSQKKSPGTIATSSVSVSSVPDSLPTTRDGVSLLEPANQSSPVMPQSIPLEIENLIGFKFKPDVIREFHPSVINGLFDDLPLRCSICDIRLKLQESLDRHLEWHAQRKLEPNGLISTSRRWYTNTSDWVAGTAGLASGIESADSAYESSETLVKGERLVPADETQCACVLCGQVFEDFYCQERDEWMFKGAVYMTISSCAGEIEISNDNAAKGPIVHANCISESSIHDLGLASGIKMEKDV